From a single Chitinophaga sp. Cy-1792 genomic region:
- the kdsB gene encoding 3-deoxy-manno-octulosonate cytidylyltransferase has translation MKKIALIPARYGATRFPGKMMAKLGDKSVILRTYESTVNTGVFDEVMVVTDSDVIFEEIVSNGGKAVMSRKEHECGTDRIAEAMELLDYEIVVNVQGDEPFTQKEPLEKLLKVFEGEEGKQVQVASLMQVLTDEKSIADPNYVKVAVDKKFNALFFSRSIIPYPRAKDVQSIYYEHIGIYAFRKDTLMKFTKLEPTPLELAEKIECLRYLENGIPMKMVVTEYMGVEIDTPEDLEKAAKLL, from the coding sequence ATGAAGAAAATAGCGTTAATACCTGCCCGTTATGGCGCTACCCGTTTTCCGGGCAAGATGATGGCCAAACTGGGCGATAAATCCGTCATACTTCGTACTTACGAATCAACTGTGAACACAGGCGTATTTGATGAAGTAATGGTGGTAACCGACAGTGATGTTATTTTTGAAGAGATAGTAAGCAACGGCGGTAAAGCCGTTATGAGCAGAAAAGAGCATGAATGTGGTACCGACCGTATCGCAGAGGCCATGGAGCTGCTGGACTATGAAATCGTAGTGAATGTACAGGGCGATGAACCTTTTACCCAGAAAGAACCATTGGAGAAACTGCTCAAAGTATTTGAAGGGGAAGAAGGTAAACAGGTACAGGTAGCTTCATTAATGCAGGTACTTACCGATGAAAAATCCATCGCAGACCCTAACTATGTGAAAGTTGCGGTAGATAAAAAATTCAATGCCCTCTTCTTTTCCCGCTCCATTATCCCTTATCCACGCGCTAAAGACGTACAATCCATTTACTACGAACATATCGGTATCTATGCTTTCCGTAAAGATACCCTGATGAAATTCACCAAACTGGAACCAACACCGCTGGAACTGGCAGAGAAAATCGAATGCCTGCGCTACCTGGAAAATGGTATCCCGATGAAAATGGTAGTAACAGAATATATGGGTGTGGAAATTGATACCCCGGAAGATCTGGAAAAAGC